The following are encoded in a window of Acidobacteriota bacterium genomic DNA:
- a CDS encoding 2-hydroxyacyl-CoA dehydratase, protein MPPEKDRRVGITTTVPVEILMAGGWVPLDLNNVFITHPNRARFALEAERCGLPRTVCGWNKGVLTAALTQGLSRVVEVVQGDCSTSEAVGSIFKERGVLVVPFAYPFGADRAALAAEMEALARRFATSVDAARAVWRDLRPCRDLLETLDRLTWEDGLVSGFENHLFLVSGSDFNGDPATFRRSVEETLARARRRIPFREDVRVGYIGVPPMIDDLYERVESFGGRVVFNEMQRQFSMCVEAPSLLEQYARYTYPYSVAGRLADIRREIRRRDIRCVIHYAQTFCFHQVEDPVFRNELGVPVLTLETDHPGPLSPRDDIRLENFLGAIRPRRRPRPAPAAATDRLGLDLGSRWVKLGLLRHGKLVHRELFDPMEFYRAHLRPSGAGRHIDLGALRRTLSDRSGLNIPAGALQVVATGYGRHLAGMIEAAIVPELQAHAEGAAFQTGLRDFTLLDIGGQDTKVIRVREGRVTDFAMNDRCAAGSGRYLENMARILGLPVEEIGDYRDDPVALDAVCATFGESEVVGRIVEGVPEERICAGINHTVFQRVLPDLERFPSGVLLVAGGAAGNRAILHFIRAESLFDEVRAVPDPRFNGVIGVLHHELA, encoded by the coding sequence ATGCCCCCTGAAAAGGACCGGAGGGTCGGGATCACCACCACCGTCCCCGTGGAAATCCTCATGGCCGGCGGGTGGGTCCCCCTCGATCTCAACAACGTCTTCATCACCCACCCGAACCGGGCCCGGTTCGCCCTCGAGGCGGAGCGCTGCGGGTTGCCCCGGACGGTCTGCGGGTGGAACAAGGGGGTCCTCACCGCCGCCCTCACCCAGGGCTTGTCCCGGGTGGTGGAAGTGGTGCAGGGGGACTGCTCCACCTCCGAGGCCGTGGGGTCCATCTTCAAGGAGCGGGGGGTCCTCGTCGTTCCGTTCGCCTACCCCTTCGGCGCCGACCGGGCCGCCCTGGCGGCGGAGATGGAGGCCCTGGCCCGGCGCTTCGCCACCTCCGTGGACGCCGCCCGCGCCGTGTGGCGCGACCTCCGCCCCTGCCGCGACCTCCTGGAGACCCTCGACCGCCTGACCTGGGAGGATGGCCTGGTGAGCGGCTTCGAGAATCACCTGTTCCTGGTGTCCGGCTCCGATTTCAACGGGGACCCCGCCACCTTCCGCCGGAGCGTGGAGGAGACCCTCGCCCGGGCCCGACGGCGCATCCCCTTCCGGGAGGACGTCCGGGTGGGGTACATCGGCGTGCCGCCCATGATCGACGACCTCTACGAACGGGTGGAGTCCTTCGGCGGCCGGGTGGTCTTCAACGAGATGCAGCGCCAGTTCTCCATGTGCGTGGAGGCCCCCTCCCTCCTCGAGCAGTACGCCCGCTACACCTACCCCTACTCGGTGGCCGGCCGCCTGGCGGACATCCGGCGCGAGATCCGCCGCCGGGACATCCGCTGCGTGATCCACTACGCCCAGACCTTCTGCTTCCACCAGGTGGAGGACCCGGTCTTCCGGAACGAACTGGGCGTCCCCGTCCTCACGTTGGAGACCGATCATCCGGGCCCGCTGTCCCCCCGCGACGACATCCGGCTGGAAAACTTCCTGGGTGCGATCCGTCCCCGCCGCCGCCCACGGCCCGCTCCCGCCGCGGCCACGGACCGCCTGGGCCTGGACCTCGGCAGCCGGTGGGTGAAACTGGGGCTGCTGCGCCACGGGAAGCTCGTGCACCGGGAGCTGTTCGACCCCATGGAGTTCTACCGGGCCCACCTCAGGCCCTCCGGCGCCGGCCGCCACATCGACCTGGGTGCGCTGCGGCGGACGCTGTCCGACCGGTCGGGGCTGAACATCCCCGCGGGGGCCCTTCAGGTCGTTGCCACGGGCTACGGCCGCCACCTCGCCGGGATGATCGAGGCGGCCATCGTCCCGGAACTCCAGGCCCACGCCGAGGGGGCGGCTTTCCAGACCGGCCTGCGGGACTTCACCCTCCTGGACATCGGCGGCCAGGACACCAAGGTGATCCGGGTCCGGGAAGGCCGGGTCACCGACTTCGCCATGAACGACCGGTGCGCCGCGGGGAGCGGGCGTTACCTCGAGAACATGGCCCGCATCCTGGGCCTCCCGGTGGAGGAGATCGGCGATTACCGCGACGACCCGGTGGCCCTGGACGCCGTCTGCGCCACGTTCGGCGAGTCGGAGGTGGTCGGGAGGATCGTGGAGGGCGTGCCGGAGGAGCGGATCTGCGCGGGGATCAACCACACGGTCTTCCAGCGCGTGCTCCCCGACCTGGAGCGCTTCCCCTCGGGGGTCCTGCTGGTGGCGGGCGGCGCCGCCGGCAACCGGGCCATTTTGCACTTCATTCGCGCCGAGTCGCTGTTCGACGAGGTCCGGGCCGTGCCCGACCCCCGTTTCAACGGCGTCATCGGGGTGCTGCACCATGAACTCGCGTGA